In Amyelois transitella isolate CPQ chromosome 5, ilAmyTran1.1, whole genome shotgun sequence, one DNA window encodes the following:
- the LOC106134482 gene encoding uncharacterized protein LOC106134482, translated as MNKADHRATKHTKPNYYNAPSFSRLSVASHTRFNLSEFESDIHIFIKEYKIRIKRQQLREEENLPSPFISFADTKVNVTDIDWLIDNEERFYKNTPNKDILKLHYLSELGYVTCMEYSLDGDYIVVGHASGMMQMRHGTTGVVLCTLRNIQFPPKPIYAITFNPAEDRICYAACLDGNIYRIEIPNVTPPSVQAKACIRADPALECLNTQFYGSPGLVSYATPFILQRSGALSFGITADQTKMVVGYADTSIKVYDMVTQESDLTYKVHKLRLQFIPKKLQRMHCGQVVALRCHDQNPTMFASAAWDNTLRIWDIRCPVGCVMTFEGVNVCSNSIDLKRQHCIVGSWLPTEALTEWDLTARKRLNIIRVQNRRPDIDGEYIYACQYWRSQQFNRKGKYGIIGGSGTQCLEVINLHNRYISCSYPAPGTVLAITSYEERIAFGGTAPVFNIVTFHDPKHQKYEVPPEEDDYDPVMSFKDTDVIDIRGSDFNIQVNEKPVKSVILEDPS; from the exons atgaataaagcGGATCACAGGGCTACAAAACATACCAAGcctaattattataatgccCCTTCATTCAGCCGTCTCAGTGTCGCCAGTCATACTCGATTCAACCTCTCCGAATTCGAATCTGATAttcacatatttataaaagaatataaaatcaGGATAAAACGTCAGCAACTCAGAGAAGAGGAAAACCTTCCATCACCATTTATTTCCTTTGCCGATACTAAAGTTAATGTAACTGACATAGATTGGCTTATTGATAACGAAGAGAGATTCTACAAGAATACTCCCAATAAAGACATACTCAAGCTCCATTATTTGTCTGAGTTAGGCTACGTCACTTGTATGGAATATTCTTTGGATGGGGATTACATTGTAGTCGGTCATGCTTCGGGAATGATGCAG ATGCGCCATGGTACGACTGGTGTGGTCCTATGCACGCTTCGGAACATCCAGTTTCCACCAAAACCAATCTATGCTATCACCTTCAATCCGGCAGAAGACAGGATCTGCTATGCCGCTTGCTTAGACGGAAACATCTATCGGATTGAAATACCGAAT GTCACGCCTCCATCAGTTCAAGCAAAGGCCTGTATACGCGCTGACCCTGCTCTGGAGTGTCTCAACACGCAATTCTATGGATCACCGGGATTAGTTTCTTATGCCACGCCGTTTATATTAC AGAGGTCAGGCGCTCTCTCGTTCGGGATAACTGCTGACCAAACCAAGATGGTGGTGGGATATGCCGACACTTCCATAAAAGTGTACGATATGGTAACTCAAGAG TCCGACCTCACCTACAAAGTACATAAACTACGATTGCAATTCATTCCCAAGAAATTGCAACGAATGCATTGCGGGCAGGTGGTCGCATTGAGGTGTCACGACCAGAACCCCACTATGTTCGCTTCTGCAGCTTGGGATAACACTCTTAGg atttGGGACATAAGATGTCCAGTAGGCTGCGTAATGACGTTTGAAGGCGTTAATGTTTGTAGTAATAGTATCGATTTAAAA AGACAACATTGCATCGTAGGAAGCTGGCTACCCACTGAAGCGTTGACAGAATGGGACCTCACAGCGAGGAAGAGATTGAACATCATCAGAGTGCAAAACAGAAGACCCGATATCGACGGAGAGTACATTTACGCTTGCCAGTATTGGAGGTCACAACAG TTTAACCGTAAAGGCAAGTACGGCATCATAGGCGGCAGCGGGACCCAGTGCCTTGAGGTCATCAACCTCCACAACCGCTACATCAGCTGTTCTTACCCTGCTCCTGGCACAGTACTAGCCATCACCAGCTATGAAGAGAGGATAGCCTTCGGTGGCACCGCCCCAGTCTTCAACATCGTGACCTTCCATGACCCTAAACATCAGAAGTACGAAGTGCCGCCGGAAGAAGATGACTATGACCCTGTCATGTCTTTTAAAGACACCGATGTCATTGATATTAGGGGAagtgattttaatattcaagTCAATGAGAAACCGGTTAAATCTGTGATACTCGAAGACCCATCGTAG